The Candidatus Neomarinimicrobiota bacterium genome contains a region encoding:
- a CDS encoding response regulator, whose protein sequence is MDKKYLSTGDIAGYCEVNITTVKRWIRQGHLSGFQTPMGHFRVEKVAFVKFLRANNMPIDESLSNYDSNNSVLIMDDDPGMVKTIAMTLEDMDSDLNVESATDGYEGLMKIGKSVPDLLIIDLNMPKINGFEVIRQVKKTEEYSAAKILVVSSALDDEAEAKLEESGVSKYLRKPFKLADLKAEVANLLGLNGSKG, encoded by the coding sequence ATGGATAAAAAATACTTATCCACAGGTGATATTGCCGGATATTGTGAAGTTAATATTACAACTGTCAAGAGATGGATACGACAGGGACATCTCAGCGGTTTCCAAACTCCGATGGGTCATTTCCGGGTAGAAAAGGTAGCATTTGTTAAATTCCTCAGAGCCAACAATATGCCGATTGATGAATCCTTGTCCAATTATGACTCTAATAACAGCGTCCTAATTATGGATGATGATCCGGGAATGGTTAAGACTATCGCTATGACGTTGGAAGATATGGATTCTGACCTGAACGTTGAATCGGCTACAGACGGATATGAAGGACTGATGAAAATAGGTAAATCAGTGCCTGACTTACTCATAATTGATTTGAATATGCCGAAAATCAATGGATTTGAGGTAATTCGCCAGGTAAAAAAGACGGAAGAGTACTCTGCCGCTAAGATTTTGGTGGTTTCTTCTGCTCTTGACGATGAAGCAGAAGCAAAATTAGAAGAATCAGGGGTATCTAAGTACCTCAGAAAACCGTTTAAATTAGCCGACCTGAAAGCCGAAGTGGCTAATTTGCTGGGTTTAAACGGCAGTAAGGGCTAA
- a CDS encoding tetratricopeptide repeat protein: MVTDNFITEILRAATKLCGRDFGSRVSGVLKENEAALKESWQTILPTDLTTNDRNNLSIDTKFEIILSVSQGYLEGDAYDSLLIDIARIGISSLQFDRAERLLEEVKSRPASETNRTIKGSASRFLGEIYAKQANWERALEEFNAAEVLLRDSGDVIALASTMNTLGILYAETGKMSRALESFESAKKLASSKKDRDLLLKIYMNLGNILNIRGEHDGALEAYDSALTTLGKRDNDPLRALIHHNIGIAYKNKGELDRAQKKFGDGLKFSERAGDERIAGLSYLERAEIFHRKDDIDESILLATKAFKIFT; this comes from the coding sequence ATGGTAACTGACAACTTCATCACAGAGATACTCAGGGCAGCCACGAAGCTTTGTGGCAGGGACTTCGGTTCGAGAGTATCGGGTGTATTGAAGGAGAACGAAGCTGCTCTTAAAGAATCGTGGCAGACCATCCTACCTACAGACCTTACGACGAACGACCGTAACAACTTATCAATAGACACCAAGTTCGAGATCATACTGAGCGTATCACAGGGTTACCTTGAAGGTGATGCTTATGATTCGTTATTGATAGATATAGCCAGGATCGGTATATCTTCCCTACAGTTTGACAGGGCGGAGAGACTTCTTGAAGAAGTTAAGAGCCGCCCCGCAAGCGAGACGAACCGCACAATCAAGGGATCTGCCAGTCGCTTCTTAGGCGAGATATACGCCAAGCAGGCTAACTGGGAGAGAGCGCTTGAAGAGTTCAACGCGGCTGAAGTTCTCCTTAGAGACTCAGGCGACGTTATCGCTTTAGCCTCAACGATGAACACGCTTGGTATTCTATACGCAGAGACAGGAAAGATGTCCCGCGCGCTTGAATCGTTTGAATCGGCCAAGAAGCTCGCTTCATCGAAGAAAGACCGCGACCTGCTCCTTAAGATCTATATGAACCTGGGCAATATACTCAATATCCGGGGCGAGCATGACGGAGCTCTTGAGGCATACGACTCTGCACTGACCACACTGGGCAAACGCGACAACGACCCGCTGAGAGCGCTGATACATCATAACATCGGTATCGCCTATAAGAACAAAGGCGAGCTTGACAGAGCCCAGAAGAAATTTGGTGACGGCCTTAAGTTCTCTGAACGGGCAGGTGATGAACGCATAGCAGGACTCTCATACCTTGAAAGAGCGGAGATATTCCACCGGAAAGACGATATAGACGAAAGTATCCTCCTTGCAACGAAGGCTTTCAAGATATTCACGGA